In Streptomyces capitiformicae, one genomic interval encodes:
- a CDS encoding O-antigen ligase family protein, with product MSHACAPPAARGLTPVLPVVAVIALVALPVAAGGEGGATPVDAASGVVVLACAIRLLRQRRRPLSRTAAVVLGLPVAGFAVAAVGASEPGAALTGFGRGLQIFVLVPAAVLLLVRDRRDVRLLAWSMVALAMWQGAVGVHQYATGTGASYQGQEIRAVGTFGAADVMGMATVVAFGLVCAVGLALAPESVRQRWWAMGCGLLLLVPLAVSFSRGAWIATVVACGAQLALAGLRRAVTVGAVVAAVTVILVGGFGVGSTLLQERVSSIGQVGDAPDQSVTDRYTMWAAAAGMWRERPLTGVGLKDFPEHRDGHASLALSSGSDIEGAGAAYRKQPLLSPHNMYLLVLSEQGLTGLMALAGSWLALLVLGLRRLVRARGARDPGLDCGLVACGLMVWQLVNFAYSDIGGPSTVLTAVCLGLTAWWALAGYGPAVSQPSEEAVPR from the coding sequence GTGAGCCACGCATGCGCCCCGCCCGCCGCGCGCGGGCTGACGCCCGTCCTGCCGGTGGTCGCGGTGATCGCCCTGGTCGCGCTGCCCGTCGCGGCGGGCGGCGAGGGCGGCGCGACACCCGTCGACGCCGCCTCCGGTGTCGTAGTCCTGGCATGCGCGATCCGTCTGCTGCGGCAGCGGCGGCGCCCCCTGTCCCGTACCGCCGCGGTGGTGCTGGGCCTGCCCGTGGCCGGGTTCGCGGTCGCGGCGGTGGGAGCCTCCGAACCGGGCGCGGCGCTCACCGGCTTCGGGCGCGGTCTGCAGATCTTCGTGCTCGTCCCGGCCGCTGTCCTGCTGCTCGTCCGCGACCGGCGCGACGTACGGCTGCTGGCCTGGTCGATGGTGGCACTCGCGATGTGGCAGGGGGCCGTCGGGGTGCACCAGTACGCGACGGGGACCGGCGCCTCGTACCAGGGCCAGGAGATCCGGGCGGTCGGCACCTTCGGGGCGGCGGACGTCATGGGGATGGCGACCGTGGTGGCGTTCGGGCTGGTGTGCGCGGTGGGCCTGGCGCTCGCACCCGAGTCCGTACGACAGCGGTGGTGGGCCATGGGGTGCGGGCTGCTGCTCCTCGTACCGCTGGCCGTGTCCTTCAGCCGGGGTGCGTGGATCGCGACGGTCGTCGCCTGCGGGGCGCAACTGGCGCTGGCGGGCCTGCGGCGGGCGGTGACGGTGGGCGCGGTCGTGGCCGCCGTCACCGTGATCCTCGTCGGCGGGTTCGGCGTCGGCTCCACGCTGCTGCAGGAGCGGGTCAGCAGCATCGGCCAGGTCGGCGACGCGCCGGACCAGTCGGTCACCGACCGGTACACGATGTGGGCGGCGGCGGCCGGCATGTGGCGTGAGCGGCCCCTCACGGGCGTCGGCCTCAAGGACTTCCCCGAGCACCGCGACGGCCATGCCTCGCTGGCGCTGTCCTCGGGCAGCGACATCGAGGGCGCGGGCGCGGCGTACCGGAAGCAGCCACTGCTGTCGCCGCACAACATGTACCTGCTGGTGCTCAGCGAGCAGGGACTGACCGGGCTGATGGCGCTGGCGGGAAGCTGGCTCGCGCTCCTGGTGCTGGGGCTGCGGAGGCTGGTCCGCGCCCGCGGAGCGCGGGACCCCGGCCTCGACTGCGGGCTCGTCGCCTGCGGACTGATGGTCTGGCAGCTGGTCAACTTCGCGTACTCCGACATCGGCGGGCCCTCGACCGTCCTCACCGCCGTCTGCCTCGGGTTGACGGCGTGGTGGGCGCTGGCCGGTTACGGACCGGCCGTCTCCCAGCCCTCCGAGGAGGCTGTTCCACGATGA
- a CDS encoding tyrosinase family oxidase copper chaperone, with protein sequence MATSRFFGNGETTGRRRVLRGAFVAALGITPAPFLVASRSAGTEETRFDETYRGRRIVGVRHEDGPSGGGTPGTWHVTVDGRPLHLMRRADGSWMSMIDHYQSYETPLAAARAAVDELGPTARLGAPGDRSSRTDGSRTPSGCEGAERDHRRGVHA encoded by the coding sequence TTGGCGACCAGCAGATTCTTTGGGAATGGGGAGACCACGGGGCGACGGCGAGTGTTGCGGGGAGCGTTCGTGGCGGCGCTCGGGATCACGCCCGCGCCCTTCCTGGTGGCGTCGAGATCGGCCGGAACGGAGGAAACGCGGTTCGACGAGACGTATCGCGGCCGCCGAATCGTCGGCGTCAGGCACGAAGACGGGCCGTCCGGGGGCGGTACCCCCGGCACGTGGCACGTCACGGTGGACGGCCGGCCGCTGCATCTGATGCGCCGGGCGGACGGTAGCTGGATGAGCATGATCGACCACTACCAGTCGTACGAGACCCCGCTCGCCGCCGCCCGCGCGGCAGTCGACGAGCTCGGCCCCACCGCACGGCTGGGCGCGCCGGGTGACAGAAGCAGTCGTACGGACGGCAGCCGCACGCCGAGCGGGTGCGAGGGAGCCGAAAGGGATCACCGCCGTGGTGTACACGCGTAA
- a CDS encoding glycosyltransferase: protein MVSRPIGSSRSGTRRGTAPRVLHVTQPVDGGVTHVVTELVRAQRADGFDVTVACPDSHFARTMRELGADVRPWHATRAPGRSLPDEVRRLARVIDEVRPEVLHAHSAKAGLAARLAVRGRIPTVFQPHAWSFEAVGGVTAVAATAWERWAARWTARVVCVSEAEHARGVRAGVHAHWRVIPNGVDPERYRPAAPVQTNTPAQADTPVQADTAVQVATVVQAGTTGPTGTTAVRTALAPLAGLDPAALLVVCVGRLCRQKGQDVLLQAWPSVLRRVPGARLVLVGDGPEEERLRQRAPEGVLFAGAVTDTVPWYQAADLVVLPSRWEGMALAPLEAMACGRPVVVTDVAGARESLPPGHRTHCLVPPGRPGPLADALTGALLDPPLRESLGHQGRRHVLTTHDVRHSAEAVAALYRELLDSGRTVTQEHIECRESIRS, encoded by the coding sequence ATGGTCAGCCGACCCATCGGATCGTCGCGCAGCGGGACGCGGCGGGGCACTGCACCGCGCGTCCTCCACGTCACCCAGCCGGTGGACGGCGGCGTCACTCACGTCGTCACCGAGCTGGTGCGTGCGCAGCGCGCGGACGGTTTCGACGTCACGGTCGCGTGTCCCGACAGCCACTTCGCCCGGACGATGCGGGAACTCGGCGCGGACGTACGGCCCTGGCACGCCACCCGCGCGCCGGGGCGGTCGCTGCCCGATGAGGTCCGTCGGCTCGCGCGTGTCATCGACGAGGTGCGGCCCGAGGTACTGCACGCGCACAGCGCCAAGGCCGGGCTCGCCGCCCGACTGGCGGTCAGGGGGCGGATCCCGACGGTGTTCCAGCCGCACGCCTGGTCGTTCGAGGCGGTCGGCGGAGTCACGGCGGTGGCCGCCACGGCGTGGGAGCGGTGGGCGGCGCGATGGACCGCCCGGGTGGTGTGCGTCAGCGAAGCTGAGCACGCGAGGGGCGTACGCGCCGGAGTGCACGCCCACTGGCGAGTGATCCCCAACGGTGTCGACCCGGAGCGTTACCGCCCCGCCGCCCCCGTACAAACCAACACACCCGCACAAGCCGACACCCCCGTACAAGCCGACACCGCTGTACAAGTCGCCACGGTCGTACAAGCCGGCACCACCGGCCCAACCGGCACCACCGCCGTACGAACTGCCCTCGCCCCGCTCGCCGGCCTCGATCCGGCCGCCCTGCTGGTGGTCTGCGTGGGACGCCTGTGCCGGCAGAAGGGGCAGGACGTGCTGCTCCAGGCGTGGCCCTCGGTGCTGCGGCGGGTGCCCGGCGCCAGGCTGGTGCTCGTCGGGGACGGGCCGGAGGAGGAGCGACTGCGGCAACGCGCGCCCGAGGGCGTGCTGTTCGCCGGAGCCGTCACCGACACCGTGCCCTGGTACCAGGCCGCGGACCTGGTGGTGCTGCCGTCCCGCTGGGAGGGCATGGCGCTGGCGCCGCTGGAGGCGATGGCGTGCGGGCGGCCCGTGGTGGTCACGGACGTGGCCGGGGCGCGCGAGAGTCTGCCGCCCGGTCACCGGACGCACTGTCTGGTACCCCCCGGTCGGCCGGGCCCGCTGGCCGACGCGCTCACCGGGGCGCTGCTCGATCCGCCGCTGCGCGAGTCTCTCGGCCACCAGGGGCGCCGCCACGTACTGACCACGCACGACGTGCGGCATTCCGCCGAGGCGGTCGCGGCCCTCTACCGCGAACTCCTCGACTCCGGGCGCACGGTGACCCAGGAACACATCGAGTGCAGGGAGTCCATCCGCTCGTGA
- the murJ gene encoding murein biosynthesis integral membrane protein MurJ, with translation MTVTPPRAEHTTATPAPSRSDAPDPGGRTTFVSRGFLARAAFVTVVLSLAGAVLGLGRDQALAHLFGAGRETDAFLVAWTVPEFAATLLIEDGLAFALVPAFSAVVARRAHGDTGDPGDPVRALVRGTLPQLVLAFSVASALLVWGAPYLVEVLAPGLPDPRLAIDCTRLTGTCVLTFGLAGYCSAVLRAHRRFVAPAAIYVAYNTALITAMFVLGGRWGVRAAAIGVAVGGALMVVAQLPSVVRQLRRRKAATAPEAAEAAEAATTDTTDTTEALDPGDPAGDPAAGRHAMNLALLLTVLLFALCRQSQVLIERFLASTLPAGAISHLNYAQKVAQMPMVLALMLCTVTFPVVSQALAEGDTERARDRVERDLRAVSCVVLLGTAAVVACAPQLVHVLFQRGAFTAQDTAATAAVMRVYALGLLGHALVGALVRSYFSAGRPTWYPVAAMTAGIVATACLGAWTVGSWGVLGIAAANAAGITLTALILLHGMGTRGVPIRTRSLLAAMGRPLRAAVAACGAGAFAASLVDSPALGLTVGGTAVTVLFLLLAGTPGGQGLTPALRTVTRRLPHARFR, from the coding sequence ATGACCGTCACCCCTCCGCGGGCCGAGCACACCACAGCCACCCCGGCACCCTCCCGCTCGGACGCCCCGGACCCCGGCGGCAGGACCACGTTCGTCTCGCGCGGCTTCCTCGCCAGGGCCGCGTTCGTCACCGTCGTTCTCTCCCTGGCCGGTGCCGTGCTGGGCCTCGGCCGGGACCAGGCGCTGGCGCACCTCTTCGGGGCCGGGCGCGAGACGGATGCCTTCCTGGTCGCCTGGACCGTGCCGGAGTTCGCGGCGACACTGCTGATCGAGGACGGGCTGGCCTTCGCGCTGGTACCGGCGTTCAGCGCGGTCGTGGCCCGCCGCGCCCACGGCGACACGGGCGACCCGGGCGATCCGGTGCGCGCCCTGGTCCGCGGCACGCTGCCCCAGTTGGTGCTGGCGTTCTCCGTGGCGTCGGCGCTGCTCGTCTGGGGGGCGCCGTACCTGGTCGAGGTGCTGGCGCCGGGACTCCCCGATCCCCGGCTGGCGATCGACTGCACCCGGCTGACCGGCACCTGCGTCCTGACCTTCGGCCTCGCCGGCTACTGCAGCGCGGTCCTTCGCGCGCACCGCCGGTTCGTCGCGCCCGCGGCCATCTACGTCGCTTACAACACCGCCCTCATCACGGCGATGTTCGTCCTCGGCGGACGCTGGGGCGTACGCGCGGCGGCGATCGGCGTCGCGGTGGGCGGGGCGCTCATGGTCGTGGCGCAACTGCCCTCCGTGGTACGACAGTTGCGACGCCGAAAGGCGGCGACAGCCCCCGAGGCAGCCGAGGCAGCCGAGGCAGCCACGACGGACACGACGGACACGACGGAGGCGCTGGATCCCGGGGATCCGGCCGGGGACCCGGCGGCGGGCCGGCACGCGATGAACCTCGCCCTCCTCCTCACGGTCCTGCTCTTCGCCCTGTGCCGCCAGTCCCAGGTCCTCATCGAGCGCTTCCTCGCCTCCACACTCCCCGCCGGAGCCATCTCCCACCTCAACTACGCCCAGAAGGTGGCCCAGATGCCGATGGTGCTCGCCCTGATGCTGTGCACCGTCACCTTCCCCGTCGTGTCGCAGGCGCTGGCCGAGGGCGACACCGAGCGGGCCCGCGACCGTGTCGAGCGCGATCTGAGGGCGGTGTCGTGCGTCGTACTGCTCGGCACCGCCGCCGTCGTCGCCTGTGCTCCGCAACTCGTCCACGTCCTGTTCCAGCGGGGCGCGTTCACCGCGCAGGACACCGCGGCCACAGCCGCTGTCATGCGCGTGTACGCCCTTGGCCTGCTCGGCCACGCACTGGTGGGCGCGCTCGTCCGGTCGTACTTCTCGGCGGGGCGGCCCACCTGGTACCCGGTGGCCGCCATGACCGCCGGTATCGTCGCCACGGCCTGCCTCGGCGCGTGGACGGTCGGCTCGTGGGGCGTGCTCGGCATCGCCGCGGCCAACGCGGCCGGCATCACCCTCACCGCCCTGATCCTGCTGCACGGCATGGGAACACGCGGTGTGCCGATCCGCACCCGGTCGCTGCTGGCCGCGATGGGCAGACCACTGCGCGCCGCGGTGGCCGCCTGCGGGGCCGGCGCGTTCGCCGCGAGCCTCGTCGACTCCCCCGCCCTGGGGCTCACGGTCGGCGGCACGGCCGTGACCGTCCTCTTCCTCCTGCTCGCCGGGACGCCGGGCGGGCAGGGCCTCACACCCGCACTCCGCACCGTCACCCGGAGGCTTCCGCATGCCCGTTTCCGCTGA
- a CDS encoding PRC-barrel domain-containing protein, whose amino-acid sequence MIHSADIREWRNRSVVDPKGHKIGVLEAVYVDTTTDEPAMATVRTGLPIRHHLAFVPLDEATLGPDYVKVSYTKTLVKKAPWVGMDDILPAESEEAIFQHYDMPYQTGAGGERQLARR is encoded by the coding sequence ATGATCCATTCAGCCGATATCCGCGAGTGGCGCAACCGCAGCGTCGTCGACCCGAAGGGCCACAAGATCGGCGTACTCGAAGCGGTCTACGTCGACACCACCACCGACGAACCGGCCATGGCCACAGTCCGCACCGGACTCCCCATCCGCCACCACCTGGCCTTCGTCCCCCTCGACGAGGCGACCCTCGGACCGGACTATGTCAAGGTCTCCTACACCAAGACGCTGGTGAAAAAGGCACCCTGGGTCGGCATGGACGACATCCTGCCCGCCGAGTCGGAGGAAGCAATCTTCCAGCACTACGACATGCCCTACCAAACGGGCGCAGGCGGCGAGCGGCAACTCGCGCGCCGCTGA
- a CDS encoding exopolysaccharide biosynthesis polyprenyl glycosylphosphotransferase yields the protein MTVKRTVSPPAAQQPDQGFLSVPVLPPRGVREGFGSPARQRARRAPALSLLVMDATAALTAVPTLPHPLLAAPLLLAVLWLNARAALYRPAAVPAVLDELPAVCARIAVSWCAVAALVAALSPAHALSARTLLTCCAVQTAASCAGRGVVHWRRRRELLRSPAAALVVGPAATAQRVAAAFLRHPGCGLRPVGVLADDMTGGAGLPVLSTDEEVRRAVVQNGVRAMLLVGPAGEHGPLVRELSEAGCALWEVDTHVPSYEEAGHPVDDLSTEPAARRRGPRERIAGFSCRRLDTGRHPVGSAKRVVDVLVSGVLLLLAAPVLLACAVVLRVSEGPGVIFRQERVGKDGLPFTLLKFRSHRPADAHEAATRWSVVDERDMSRFCRFLRRSSLDELPQLWNVFRGDMSLVGPRPERPYFVATFSQAHPGYAARHRMPTGITGLAQVNGLRGDTSIEDRARFDNAYIDDWSPWQDVCILLRTAAALLRPTGS from the coding sequence GTGACCGTCAAACGCACCGTCTCTCCGCCCGCGGCCCAGCAGCCCGACCAGGGATTCCTGTCCGTCCCGGTCCTCCCCCCGCGCGGGGTCCGCGAGGGTTTCGGGTCCCCCGCGAGGCAGCGGGCGCGGCGTGCCCCGGCGCTGTCTCTGCTCGTCATGGACGCGACGGCCGCGCTCACCGCCGTTCCGACCCTCCCCCACCCCCTGCTGGCCGCACCACTGCTGCTAGCCGTCCTCTGGCTGAACGCGCGGGCGGCGCTGTACCGCCCTGCCGCCGTGCCCGCCGTGCTGGACGAACTCCCCGCCGTCTGCGCCCGGATCGCGGTGAGCTGGTGCGCCGTAGCGGCACTGGTCGCGGCGCTCTCCCCGGCCCACGCCCTGTCCGCCCGTACGCTGCTGACATGCTGCGCCGTGCAGACGGCGGCGAGCTGCGCCGGACGCGGCGTGGTGCACTGGCGCCGCCGCCGGGAGCTGCTCCGCAGCCCCGCGGCGGCCCTCGTCGTGGGCCCGGCGGCCACCGCCCAGCGCGTGGCCGCCGCCTTCCTGCGCCACCCGGGGTGCGGCCTCAGACCGGTGGGTGTCCTCGCCGACGACATGACCGGCGGTGCCGGGCTGCCCGTGCTCAGCACGGACGAGGAGGTGCGGCGCGCCGTCGTCCAGAACGGTGTGCGGGCCATGCTCCTCGTCGGCCCCGCAGGTGAACACGGCCCGCTGGTAAGGGAGTTGTCCGAGGCGGGCTGCGCACTGTGGGAGGTCGACACGCACGTACCCTCGTACGAGGAGGCCGGCCACCCCGTTGACGACCTGTCAACCGAGCCCGCGGCCCGGCGCCGTGGCCCGCGCGAGCGGATCGCCGGCTTCTCCTGCCGACGCCTGGACACCGGCCGACACCCCGTGGGATCTGCCAAGCGCGTCGTCGACGTACTGGTCTCCGGGGTGCTGCTCCTGCTCGCCGCCCCGGTGCTGCTGGCCTGCGCGGTCGTGCTGCGGGTCAGCGAGGGGCCCGGAGTCATCTTCCGCCAGGAGCGCGTCGGCAAGGACGGCCTCCCCTTCACACTGCTGAAGTTCCGCAGCCACCGCCCGGCCGACGCGCACGAGGCCGCGACCCGCTGGAGTGTCGTGGACGAGCGGGACATGAGCCGGTTCTGCCGCTTCCTGCGCCGGTCCTCGCTCGACGAACTGCCCCAGCTGTGGAACGTCTTCCGGGGCGACATGAGCCTCGTCGGGCCCCGCCCGGAACGCCCCTACTTCGTCGCCACCTTCAGCCAGGCCCATCCCGGATATGCCGCCCGCCACCGCATGCCGACCGGCATCACCGGGCTCGCCCAGGTCAACGGGCTGCGCGGTGACACCTCCATCGAGGACCGCGCCCGCTTCGACAACGCGTACATCGACGACTGGTCGCCGTGGCAGGACGTCTGCATCCTCCTGCGTACGGCCGCCGCGCTGCTGCGCCCGACGGGGAGCTGA
- a CDS encoding tyrosinase family protein, with protein MVYTRKDVSALTRSERHRFVNALLEVKRRGEYDEFVRTHIEYYRSDGEAGLRVAHMAPTFLPWHRKFLLDLEEALRRVDDRVTVPYWDWTRNRGTTAVPWTADLLGGTGRRSDRQVMTGPFAYRNGQWTIEVGITDTEFLTRDLGRSRDPIALPRAGDLERALADPVYDAAPWNSTSAKGFRNRLEGWGSGRGVVSWLTHNRVHRWVGGHMVGGASVNDPVFWMHHAFVDLLWSRWQRRHPNARYLPAEQPALGSGQRGRVVARHEPMPPWDVTPDSLEDLSGIYRYA; from the coding sequence GTGGTGTACACGCGTAAGGACGTCAGTGCGCTGACCCGGTCCGAGCGGCACCGGTTCGTCAACGCGCTGCTGGAGGTGAAACGCCGTGGCGAGTACGACGAGTTCGTGCGCACACACATCGAGTACTACCGCTCCGACGGCGAAGCCGGGCTGCGTGTCGCCCACATGGCCCCCACCTTCCTGCCCTGGCACCGCAAGTTCCTGCTGGACCTGGAGGAGGCGCTGCGCCGCGTGGACGACAGGGTGACCGTGCCGTACTGGGACTGGACACGCAACCGCGGCACGACGGCCGTACCGTGGACCGCGGACCTGCTCGGCGGCACCGGGCGGCGGTCCGACCGGCAGGTGATGACCGGCCCGTTCGCCTACCGCAACGGCCAGTGGACCATCGAGGTGGGGATCACCGACACGGAGTTCCTCACGCGCGACCTGGGGCGCTCGCGGGACCCGATCGCGCTGCCCAGGGCCGGGGATCTGGAACGGGCCCTCGCTGATCCCGTTTACGACGCGGCCCCCTGGAACTCCACGTCCGCCAAGGGGTTCCGCAACAGGCTGGAAGGGTGGGGGTCGGGGCGGGGCGTAGTTTCGTGGCTCACCCACAACCGGGTCCACCGTTGGGTCGGCGGCCACATGGTCGGCGGCGCCTCCGTCAACGACCCCGTCTTCTGGATGCACCACGCCTTCGTCGACCTCCTCTGGTCCCGCTGGCAGCGACGGCACCCGAACGCCCGCTATCTCCCCGCCGAGCAGCCGGCCCTGGGCAGCGGACAGCGCGGCCGGGTCGTCGCGCGGCACGAGCCGATGCCGCCCTGGGACGTGACGCCGGACTCCCTGGAGGACCTCAGCGGGATCTACCGGTACGCGTAG